A genomic window from Rhizobium sp. EC-SD404 includes:
- a CDS encoding LacI family DNA-binding transcriptional regulator, translating into MRPTVHDIAEKAGVSLATVDRVLNRRKGVRAETVMRVEQVIASLGYQRDLAAANLAKSRVYPLVFVVPEGENSFMRGLEMAVHEARRRSSVERTDIRLLTVPPFDESALARALDGLEIGGLAGVALVATESPAVRRSVARLADAGVPVVTLVSDLPSARRRHYVGVDNVAAGRTAASLLGRFLSHRQGKVAVLAGSMLVRDHVERRLGFDQVMRAEFAELEILPVIEGRDEAETAERLVGEMLDRERDVVGIYSLGAGNRGLISALKARGLNGKIEVVAHELTDHARQALADGVFAAVINQDAGHEVRSAIRVMKALADGVDLVDGQERIRIDIFLRDNLP; encoded by the coding sequence ATGCGGCCGACGGTCCACGACATCGCTGAAAAGGCGGGCGTCAGCCTTGCCACGGTCGACCGTGTGTTGAACCGGCGCAAGGGTGTGCGGGCTGAAACCGTCATGCGGGTCGAGCAGGTGATCGCATCGCTTGGCTACCAGCGCGATCTCGCCGCTGCCAACCTCGCCAAATCCCGTGTCTATCCGCTCGTCTTCGTTGTGCCGGAAGGCGAAAACAGCTTCATGCGCGGCCTCGAAATGGCGGTGCACGAAGCCAGACGGCGCTCGTCGGTCGAGCGAACCGACATCCGGCTTCTGACGGTGCCACCTTTCGACGAATCGGCGCTGGCGCGCGCACTCGACGGTCTGGAAATCGGCGGCCTTGCCGGCGTCGCGCTCGTGGCGACGGAGTCGCCCGCGGTGCGTCGTTCCGTGGCGCGGCTTGCCGATGCAGGCGTGCCGGTCGTCACACTCGTTTCGGACCTCCCGAGCGCGCGCCGGCGCCATTATGTGGGTGTGGACAATGTTGCGGCCGGCCGAACGGCGGCAAGCCTTCTAGGGCGGTTTCTCTCGCATCGGCAAGGCAAGGTCGCGGTTTTGGCCGGTTCGATGCTTGTCCGCGACCATGTGGAGCGTCGCCTCGGCTTCGATCAGGTGATGCGCGCGGAATTCGCCGAACTCGAAATTTTGCCGGTCATCGAGGGCCGGGACGAGGCCGAAACGGCAGAGCGGCTGGTCGGCGAAATGCTCGATCGCGAACGGGACGTCGTCGGCATCTACAGCCTCGGCGCCGGCAATCGCGGACTGATTTCAGCGCTGAAGGCGCGGGGGCTCAATGGCAAGATCGAGGTGGTCGCACACGAGTTGACCGACCACGCACGCCAGGCGCTGGCAGACGGCGTATTCGCCGCCGTCATCAACCAGGATGCGGGCCACGAAGTGCGCAGCGCGATCCGCGTGATGAAGGCCTTGGCCGATGGCGTCGACCTTGTCGACGGGCAGGAGCGCATCCGCATCGACATATTCCTGAGGGACAATCTGCCGTGA
- the ehuB gene encoding ectoine/hydroxyectoine ABC transporter substrate-binding protein EhuB — translation MSTFSKAFATTLATGVAFFGIASAAQAASLEEIQESGTIRIAVANEIPYGYVDPNGEAMGAGPDVAKQIAEELGIENIEWVTTQFSSLIPGLQADQFDVVAAEMAILPDRCQQVVYSEPSTSYGEGLLVASGNPSDVHSFSDFAEREDITVAIMAGADQLEMLQALGVPEDRMVTIQSNSDAISTVSTGRADAYAATGLTVGELDNQSDDVEAAAEFVDPVVDGEEVRSWGGFTFASNNEGLRDAWNEALLTFKETDEWRAILSGYGFTEADIEGSFNATTEELCAAE, via the coding sequence ATGTCGACATTTTCCAAAGCTTTTGCCACCACGCTCGCCACAGGCGTCGCCTTTTTCGGAATAGCCAGTGCGGCACAGGCAGCATCGCTCGAAGAAATCCAGGAAAGTGGGACGATCCGCATCGCAGTGGCGAACGAAATCCCCTACGGCTATGTTGACCCGAATGGTGAAGCGATGGGCGCAGGCCCGGACGTTGCCAAGCAGATCGCCGAAGAGCTCGGCATCGAGAATATCGAGTGGGTAACAACGCAGTTCTCCTCCCTGATCCCTGGCCTCCAGGCCGACCAGTTCGACGTCGTTGCCGCCGAAATGGCGATCTTGCCCGATCGTTGCCAGCAGGTGGTCTATTCCGAGCCGAGCACGTCCTATGGCGAAGGCCTGCTCGTGGCTTCCGGCAATCCGTCGGATGTGCATTCGTTCTCTGACTTTGCCGAGCGTGAGGACATCACCGTCGCCATCATGGCCGGTGCAGACCAGCTTGAAATGCTGCAGGCTCTCGGCGTTCCGGAAGACCGCATGGTCACCATCCAGTCGAACTCCGACGCGATCTCGACCGTTTCGACCGGACGTGCCGATGCCTATGCCGCAACCGGCCTGACCGTCGGCGAACTGGACAATCAGAGCGACGATGTCGAAGCAGCGGCAGAATTCGTCGATCCTGTCGTGGATGGCGAGGAAGTCCGCTCGTGGGGTGGCTTCACTTTCGCGTCGAACAACGAAGGCCTGCGCGATGCCTGGAACGAAGCGCTGCTGACGTTCAAGGAAACTGACGAGTGGCGCGCAATCCTTTCGGGCTACGGCTTCACCGAAGCCGATATCGAGGGTTCCTTCAATGCGACGACCGAAGAACTCTGCGCCGCTGAATAA
- a CDS encoding putative zinc-binding metallopeptidase — MRPFPCPTCQTQVFFENTLCTACGSTIGYAAEENRFVCVDSDHEPRFFCTNHIHSGCNWTVQQEGRYCLSCDLNEMIPPVDDPEQRRRWTEVEVAKRRFLYSVLRMDIPIYPKRQDPTGLSFRILVNAEHGGAGDVTMGHQNGVITIDATEADAHLREFRRARLDERYRTLIGHMRHESGHYFWERLLLIEGFDTEFRALFGDEREDYGEALKRYYSEGAPADWQTRHISAYSTAHPWEDWAETFAHYLHIVDGVETAEAYRVDQSVEAFDPYGQDVFALTLQRWMSTALLMNAMNRSLGHQDYYPFLVNQSVAEKMRFIDHWMGKLRAN; from the coding sequence ATGCGCCCCTTTCCCTGCCCGACCTGCCAAACCCAGGTCTTCTTCGAAAATACGCTCTGCACGGCCTGCGGGTCCACGATCGGTTATGCGGCGGAGGAAAATCGTTTCGTCTGCGTCGACAGCGACCATGAGCCGCGGTTCTTCTGCACAAATCACATTCATTCCGGATGCAACTGGACGGTTCAGCAGGAAGGCCGCTACTGCCTTTCCTGCGATCTCAACGAGATGATCCCACCAGTCGACGATCCGGAACAACGCCGGCGCTGGACGGAGGTCGAGGTCGCAAAGCGCCGCTTCCTTTACAGCGTGCTTCGCATGGACATTCCGATCTATCCGAAGCGACAGGACCCGACCGGCCTTTCGTTCCGCATTCTCGTCAACGCAGAACACGGTGGCGCCGGCGACGTGACGATGGGACACCAGAACGGCGTGATCACCATCGATGCAACGGAGGCCGATGCGCATCTGCGCGAGTTCAGACGCGCCAGGCTCGACGAGCGCTACCGCACTCTGATCGGACACATGCGCCATGAATCGGGCCACTACTTCTGGGAACGGTTGCTCTTGATCGAAGGCTTCGACACAGAGTTTCGCGCTCTGTTCGGTGATGAGCGGGAAGACTACGGCGAAGCTCTGAAGCGCTATTACAGCGAGGGCGCACCTGCCGACTGGCAGACGCGGCATATCTCGGCTTACTCCACCGCGCATCCATGGGAGGATTGGGCCGAAACCTTCGCGCATTACCTCCATATCGTCGATGGCGTTGAGACGGCGGAAGCCTATCGCGTGGACCAATCGGTCGAAGCATTCGACCCTTATGGCCAGGATGTGTTCGCGTTGACGCTGCAGCGCTGGATGTCCACCGCCCTTCTGATGAATGCGATGAACCGAAGTCTAGGCCACCAGGATTACTATCCATTTCTCGTCAACCAAAGCGTAGCGGAGAAGATGCGGTTCATCGATCACTGGATGGGCAAATTACGCGCAAATTGA
- the xylA gene encoding xylose isomerase gives MSTGFFGEIGKIPFEGKDSTNPLAFRFYDPNEMVLGKRMEDHLRFAVCYWHSFVWPGSDPFGGQTFDRPWFPADTMDLARKRADVGFEMFEALGVPYFTFHDADVRPEAETFTESRDRLNAIADYFEEKMDASGIKLLWGTANLFSHRRYMAGAATNPDPDVFAYAAATVKSCMDVTMRLGGENYVLWGGREGYETLLNTDMGRELDQMGRFLSMVVEYKHRIGFKGTILIEPKPQEPTKHQYDYDVGTIYGFLKRYGLENEVKTNIEQGHAILAGHSFEHELSLATALGIFGSIDMNRNDYQSGWDTDQFPNNVPEMALAYLEVLKAGGFTTGGTNFDAKLRRQSLDPEDLLIAHIGGMDCCARGLKAAARMVEDKALSGPLAERYAGWDKPQAKSMLDGSMTLEAIEKRVIDDQVDPQPRSGRQEYLENMVNRYV, from the coding sequence GTGAGTACAGGTTTCTTCGGCGAGATTGGCAAGATCCCCTTCGAGGGCAAGGACAGCACCAATCCCCTTGCGTTCCGCTTCTATGATCCGAACGAGATGGTTCTCGGCAAGCGCATGGAAGACCATCTGCGCTTTGCGGTCTGCTACTGGCATTCCTTCGTCTGGCCGGGCTCCGATCCGTTCGGCGGCCAGACCTTCGATCGCCCGTGGTTCCCGGCCGACACCATGGACCTGGCGCGCAAGCGCGCCGATGTCGGCTTCGAAATGTTCGAGGCGCTGGGTGTTCCCTATTTCACCTTCCACGACGCCGATGTGCGCCCGGAAGCGGAAACCTTCACCGAGAGCCGCGACCGGCTGAACGCGATTGCCGACTACTTCGAGGAAAAGATGGATGCCTCGGGCATCAAGTTGCTCTGGGGAACGGCCAATCTCTTCTCGCACCGCCGCTACATGGCAGGCGCCGCCACAAACCCCGACCCGGACGTCTTCGCCTATGCGGCAGCGACCGTGAAGAGCTGCATGGACGTGACCATGCGCCTCGGCGGCGAGAACTACGTGCTCTGGGGCGGGCGCGAAGGCTACGAGACGCTGCTCAACACCGACATGGGCCGCGAACTCGACCAGATGGGCCGCTTCCTCTCCATGGTGGTCGAATACAAGCACCGCATCGGCTTCAAGGGCACCATCCTGATCGAGCCTAAGCCGCAGGAGCCGACCAAGCATCAATACGACTACGATGTCGGCACGATCTACGGCTTCCTCAAGCGCTACGGCCTCGAAAACGAGGTGAAGACCAATATCGAGCAGGGCCACGCAATCCTCGCCGGCCATTCCTTTGAGCACGAGCTTTCGCTCGCGACAGCTCTTGGCATTTTCGGCTCGATCGACATGAACCGGAACGACTACCAGTCGGGCTGGGACACGGACCAGTTCCCCAACAACGTGCCGGAAATGGCGCTCGCCTATCTCGAAGTGCTGAAGGCCGGCGGTTTCACGACCGGCGGCACCAATTTTGACGCGAAGCTGCGCCGCCAGTCGCTCGATCCGGAAGACCTGCTGATCGCCCATATCGGCGGCATGGATTGCTGTGCCCGCGGTCTCAAGGCCGCCGCCCGGATGGTCGAGGACAAGGCGCTCTCCGGCCCGCTCGCCGAGCGCTACGCCGGCTGGGACAAGCCGCAAGCGAAATCGATGCTCGATGGGTCGATGACCCTCGAAGCAATCGAGAAGCGCGTGATCGACGATCAGGTCGATCCGCAGCCTCGTTCAGGTCGCCAGGAGTATCTGGAGAACATGGTGAACCGCTATGTCTGA
- the ehuC gene encoding ectoine/hydroxyectoine ABC transporter permease subunit EhuC: MEWTEYFAPLMRGAWVTIQLTVWSTIFGAILSFAAGIGKASTNSFARWISVVYIEIFRGTSLLVQLFWLFFALPVAGQAIGVDLRMSPVVAGVLALSLNIGAYGAEVVRGAIQSVAHDQYEAAKALNFTPRQALWRVALPQAIPEMMPTFGNLAVQNLKDTALVSLITLQDLAFRAEQLRNFTQDSTTIFTIVLFMYFGMALVLTAIMKLLERSVGRWKTARV; the protein is encoded by the coding sequence ATGGAATGGACTGAATATTTCGCGCCCTTGATGCGCGGCGCCTGGGTCACGATCCAGCTCACCGTCTGGTCAACGATTTTCGGCGCGATCCTGTCTTTCGCCGCCGGCATCGGCAAAGCCTCAACCAATAGCTTTGCCCGCTGGATTTCCGTCGTCTACATCGAAATCTTCCGAGGCACCTCGCTCCTCGTCCAGCTTTTCTGGCTGTTTTTCGCGCTGCCGGTCGCTGGACAGGCAATCGGCGTCGATCTGCGCATGTCGCCCGTGGTCGCCGGCGTTCTGGCACTGTCGCTCAATATCGGCGCCTATGGCGCGGAAGTCGTGCGCGGTGCGATCCAATCCGTCGCGCATGACCAGTATGAGGCGGCCAAGGCGTTGAACTTCACGCCGCGGCAGGCGCTCTGGCGTGTGGCACTGCCTCAGGCCATTCCCGAGATGATGCCGACATTCGGCAATCTCGCTGTCCAGAACCTCAAGGACACGGCTCTCGTTTCGCTGATCACCCTGCAGGATCTCGCCTTCCGGGCCGAGCAGCTGCGCAATTTCACCCAGGACAGCACGACGATCTTCACCATCGTGCTGTTCATGTATTTCGGCATGGCGCTGGTTCTGACCGCCATCATGAAACTCCTCGAGCGCTCTGTCGGGCGCTGGAAGACAGCGAGGGTGTGA
- the xylB gene encoding xylulokinase has product MFLGLDLGTSGVKALLIDGDQRVVASANASIEVSRPHPGWSEQDPADWVEATRVALLSLRDSHPAEIGAVRGIGLSGQMHGATLIDAAGNVLRPAILWNDTRSHREAALLDADPQFRHLTGNIVFPGFTAPKLLWVRDNEAGVFAATAKILLPKDYLRFWLTGEFISEMSDAAGTAWLDVARRDWSDTLLATCGLDRSHMPALVGGTAPAGRLRSDLAAELGLPAGIIVAGGAGDNAASACGMGTVASGSAFLSLGTSGVLFAATDSYRPNAESAVHTFCHALPNTWHQMGVILSATDAMNWLSSVVGVKPAELTGAVGGELQPPSSLLFLPYLSGERTPHNDAAIRGAFLGLGHESDRGAMTRAVMEGVAYAFRDSRDALEAAGTKLDRVTAIGGGSRSDYWLTVIATVLGIPVDLPADGDFGAAFGAARLGLIAAEGADPVSICLAPAIARTIEPVAGLQSAFEKGFARYRKAYPAIKGVFQ; this is encoded by the coding sequence ATGTTTTTAGGGCTTGACCTCGGCACTTCGGGTGTAAAGGCGCTGCTGATCGACGGCGATCAGCGGGTCGTGGCGTCTGCCAACGCTTCGATCGAGGTGTCGCGGCCCCATCCAGGTTGGTCCGAGCAGGATCCTGCCGACTGGGTCGAGGCGACCCGGGTGGCGCTTCTGAGCCTGCGTGACAGCCATCCGGCGGAAATCGGTGCGGTACGCGGTATCGGCCTGTCCGGCCAGATGCACGGCGCGACGCTCATCGACGCGGCCGGCAATGTGCTGCGCCCGGCGATCCTCTGGAACGACACGCGCAGCCATCGCGAAGCCGCCTTGCTCGATGCCGATCCGCAGTTCCGGCATTTGACCGGCAACATCGTCTTCCCCGGTTTCACCGCGCCGAAGCTGTTGTGGGTCCGCGACAATGAGGCGGGCGTGTTCGCGGCCACCGCAAAGATCCTCCTGCCGAAGGACTATCTGCGCTTCTGGCTGACCGGCGAGTTCATCTCCGAAATGTCGGATGCGGCCGGCACCGCATGGCTCGACGTCGCGCGCCGCGACTGGTCCGATACGCTTCTGGCAACGTGCGGGCTCGACCGATCCCACATGCCGGCTCTCGTCGGAGGTACCGCACCGGCCGGGCGGCTGCGCAGCGATCTTGCGGCTGAGCTTGGTCTGCCCGCCGGCATCATCGTGGCCGGTGGGGCAGGCGACAACGCCGCGTCCGCCTGCGGCATGGGCACGGTCGCCTCAGGCTCCGCCTTTCTGTCGCTCGGCACCTCCGGCGTTCTCTTCGCAGCCACTGACAGCTACCGGCCGAATGCGGAAAGCGCGGTTCACACCTTCTGCCACGCGCTGCCCAACACCTGGCATCAGATGGGCGTCATCCTCTCCGCCACCGACGCGATGAACTGGCTTTCGTCGGTCGTCGGCGTCAAGCCTGCAGAACTGACGGGCGCGGTCGGCGGTGAACTTCAGCCGCCATCGTCGCTGCTCTTCCTGCCTTACCTCTCCGGCGAGCGCACGCCGCACAACGACGCTGCGATCCGCGGCGCGTTCCTCGGGCTTGGCCACGAAAGCGACCGCGGCGCCATGACGCGCGCCGTCATGGAGGGCGTTGCCTATGCCTTCCGAGACAGCCGCGATGCGCTCGAAGCCGCCGGCACGAAGCTCGATCGGGTCACCGCGATCGGCGGTGGGTCACGCTCTGACTACTGGCTCACGGTGATCGCGACGGTGCTCGGCATCCCGGTCGATCTGCCGGCAGACGGCGATTTCGGCGCGGCCTTCGGTGCCGCCCGCCTTGGCCTCATCGCAGCCGAGGGGGCCGATCCCGTATCCATCTGCCTGGCCCCGGCGATCGCAAGGACGATCGAACCCGTCGCCGGGCTCCAATCCGCATTCGAAAAGGGCTTCGCGCGCTACCGCAAGGCCTATCCCGCCATCAAAGGAGTGTTTCAGTGA
- a CDS encoding MarR family transcriptional regulator, whose product MDSGRTLGEIGLQRFAPYLMNRIMGRYNQALREDLTAANITTPKMRALAVLSINDGLRINELAVYAVVEQSTLSRALDQMESEGLIRREAAADDNRVRNIFITEEGRQRFSGAWPTMLSAYEAMFVGIDPAEREAFIATLHKILRNIRRHDF is encoded by the coding sequence ATGGACTCCGGCAGGACGCTCGGCGAAATCGGCCTGCAGCGGTTCGCGCCCTATCTGATGAACCGCATCATGGGGCGCTACAACCAGGCGCTCCGGGAAGATCTGACGGCGGCGAACATCACCACGCCGAAGATGCGGGCGCTCGCCGTTCTCTCGATCAATGACGGCCTGCGCATCAACGAACTTGCGGTCTACGCGGTGGTGGAGCAATCGACGCTCAGCCGTGCGCTCGACCAGATGGAATCCGAGGGGCTCATCCGCCGGGAAGCCGCGGCGGACGACAATCGCGTGCGCAACATCTTCATCACCGAAGAGGGGCGCCAGCGCTTCTCCGGCGCGTGGCCGACAATGCTGTCTGCCTATGAAGCGATGTTCGTCGGCATCGATCCGGCGGAGCGCGAAGCGTTCATCGCCACGCTGCACAAAATCCTGAGGAACATTCGCCGCCACGACTTTTGA
- a CDS encoding LacI family DNA-binding transcriptional regulator, giving the protein MNRHDPNFSPKIIDVARAAGVSTATVSRAITNPAMVTEATRAAVMAAIAETGYIVNHAARNLRRQQTGGIVVLVPNLSNPFFSQILSGVAAVMSEAGFNVLVADTQQPKGADLQIAQYLHNNRADGLIVLDGAIPESLFADYRRTRSRPPVVFACEWVEGFGEPSVTIDNAEGAVLAVNHLIELGHRKIGHVLGPLDNVLTIKRREGTIAALEAAGLPVEPDWFFEGDFSLASGVVAARAWLATSDRPTGVFCSSDAMACGFMAELHSHGVRVPEDVSVVGFDDIEIAQHFIPKLTTIHQPRTAIGEAAARMLLARLSGNSDDVDSVRLTVALVRRDSTGAPPIR; this is encoded by the coding sequence ATGAACCGCCACGACCCCAATTTCAGCCCCAAGATCATCGATGTGGCCCGTGCGGCAGGCGTCTCGACCGCGACGGTCAGCCGCGCCATCACCAACCCGGCGATGGTCACCGAAGCGACGCGCGCCGCGGTCATGGCCGCGATCGCGGAGACCGGCTACATCGTCAATCATGCGGCCAGGAACCTGCGCCGGCAGCAGACCGGCGGTATCGTCGTTCTCGTTCCGAACCTCTCCAATCCGTTCTTCTCGCAGATCCTGTCGGGTGTCGCCGCCGTGATGTCCGAGGCGGGTTTCAACGTGCTCGTCGCCGACACGCAGCAGCCGAAGGGTGCCGACCTTCAGATCGCGCAATATCTCCACAACAACCGCGCCGACGGGCTGATCGTGCTCGATGGCGCGATCCCCGAAAGCCTGTTTGCCGATTACCGTCGCACCCGCTCCCGTCCGCCGGTCGTCTTCGCCTGCGAATGGGTGGAAGGGTTCGGCGAACCGTCCGTCACGATCGACAATGCCGAAGGCGCGGTGCTCGCCGTCAACCATCTGATCGAACTTGGACACCGCAAGATCGGCCACGTGCTCGGCCCGCTCGACAACGTGCTGACCATCAAGCGCCGTGAAGGCACGATCGCGGCGCTGGAGGCCGCCGGGCTTCCGGTCGAGCCCGACTGGTTTTTCGAAGGCGATTTCTCTCTGGCGTCCGGCGTCGTTGCAGCGCGTGCCTGGCTCGCCACCTCCGACCGCCCGACCGGCGTCTTCTGTTCTTCCGATGCCATGGCCTGCGGCTTCATGGCTGAACTGCACAGTCACGGCGTCCGCGTTCCCGAAGATGTGTCCGTGGTCGGCTTCGACGACATCGAAATCGCGCAGCATTTCATTCCGAAGCTCACGACGATCCACCAGCCGCGCACCGCGATCGGCGAGGCCGCGGCGCGCATGCTGCTTGCCCGGCTTTCCGGGAACAGCGACGATGTCGACAGCGTGCGCCTGACGGTCGCCCTGGTGCGCCGCGACAGCACGGGCGCACCTCCCATTCGCTGA
- the ehuD gene encoding ectoine/hydroxyectoine ABC transporter permease subunit EhuD, whose product MLFGYEWDTSAGPLVFAWSILPILLTGVLVTIQAAVLGFGIALVLGLVLAVLKAAPSRLISWPAHAVAEFVRDTPLLIQLFFLYYVLPEYGLLLPAFMTGALALGIQYSAYMAEVYRGGIEAVARGQREAARALNLSSTRTFTHVVLPQAIPRVIPALGNYLVSIMKDVPILSVVTVMELLNVAKIIGDRTFNYIVPLSLVGLIYLIMTLIASGGVRYLDKTLPKKGIALK is encoded by the coding sequence ATGCTGTTCGGATATGAATGGGATACGAGCGCTGGTCCGTTGGTCTTCGCCTGGTCGATCCTGCCGATCCTGCTGACCGGCGTTCTCGTCACGATCCAGGCCGCCGTGCTCGGCTTCGGCATCGCGCTGGTGCTGGGTCTCGTGCTTGCCGTGCTGAAGGCCGCGCCCTCGCGGCTGATTTCATGGCCGGCCCATGCGGTGGCGGAATTCGTGCGCGACACGCCGCTGCTGATCCAGCTCTTCTTCCTCTATTACGTGTTGCCAGAATACGGCCTGCTCCTGCCCGCATTCATGACGGGCGCTCTGGCGCTCGGCATCCAGTACTCGGCTTATATGGCGGAGGTCTATCGCGGCGGCATCGAAGCGGTGGCGCGGGGCCAGCGGGAAGCGGCGCGCGCGCTCAATCTTTCCTCCACGCGCACCTTCACCCATGTCGTTCTTCCGCAGGCGATCCCACGGGTCATCCCGGCACTCGGAAACTATCTCGTTTCGATCATGAAGGATGTGCCGATCCTGTCGGTCGTCACCGTGATGGAACTTCTGAACGTCGCCAAGATCATCGGCGACCGCACCTTCAACTACATCGTGCCCCTGTCGCTCGTCGGCCTGATCTACCTGATCATGACGCTGATCGCTTCAGGCGGCGTTCGCTATCTCGATAAAACCCTGCCCAAGAAAGGGATCGCGCTCAAATGA
- the ehuA gene encoding ectoine/hydroxyectoine ABC transporter ATP-binding protein EhuA yields MTEPIIKFDKVVKRFGSHTVLDHLDFEVNPGELVTIIGPSGSGKSTVLRILMTLEQIQDGVVTVEGEPLWHEQKDGKLVAASERHLRKMREKLGMVFQQFNLFPHMTVLRNLTEAPTQVLGLSKKEAKDRAEELLEMVGLTDQATKYPHQLSGGQQQRVGIARALAMRPKIMLFDEPTSALDPELVGEVLKVIRQLANEHELTMLLVTHEMQFARQVSDRVCFFDKGRIEEQGPPEELFTNPKRERTREFLKAVLDPDA; encoded by the coding sequence ATGACCGAACCGATCATCAAATTCGACAAGGTCGTCAAACGGTTCGGTTCTCACACCGTGCTCGATCATCTCGATTTCGAAGTCAATCCGGGCGAGTTGGTCACGATCATCGGACCGTCCGGATCGGGAAAGTCCACCGTGCTGCGCATCCTGATGACGCTGGAGCAGATCCAGGACGGCGTCGTCACCGTGGAGGGCGAGCCGCTGTGGCACGAGCAGAAGGATGGCAAGCTGGTCGCCGCTTCGGAAAGGCATCTGCGCAAGATGCGCGAGAAGCTCGGAATGGTGTTCCAGCAGTTCAATCTCTTCCCGCACATGACGGTGCTGCGCAACCTGACGGAAGCCCCGACACAGGTCCTTGGGCTCTCCAAGAAGGAGGCGAAGGACCGCGCCGAGGAACTGCTCGAGATGGTGGGCCTGACCGATCAGGCGACGAAATATCCACATCAATTGTCGGGCGGTCAGCAGCAGCGCGTCGGCATCGCACGGGCGCTCGCGATGCGGCCAAAGATCATGCTGTTCGACGAGCCGACATCCGCGCTCGATCCTGAGCTCGTCGGCGAGGTGCTCAAGGTCATCCGGCAACTGGCCAACGAGCACGAGCTGACGATGCTGCTCGTGACGCACGAAATGCAGTTTGCCCGGCAGGTGTCCGACCGGGTCTGCTTCTTCGACAAGGGGCGGATCGAGGAGCAGGGACCGCCGGAAGAGCTCTTCACCAACCCCAAGCGCGAACGCACGCGCGAGTTCCTGAAGGCCGTCCTCGATCCGGATGCATGA